The following are encoded together in the Portunus trituberculatus isolate SZX2019 chromosome 25, ASM1759143v1, whole genome shotgun sequence genome:
- the LOC123508878 gene encoding zinc finger protein 48-like, whose translation MSGEPLLRWDRTCPVCGKAFKRPAELVRHHRIHTGEKPYVCSVCPYRAAQAVQLRFHVLRHHPQLAPDALVRRSGPEHPQADRQSWLPPP comes from the coding sequence ATGAGCGGGGAGCCCCTGTTGCGCTGGGACCGCACCTGCCCCGTGTGCGGCAAGGCCTTCAAGCGGCCCGCGGAGCTCGTGCGCCACCACCGCATCCACACGGGGGAGAAGCCTTACGTGTGCAGCGTGTGTCCGTATCGCGCCGCTCAGGCCGTGCAACTTCGGTTCCACGTGCTGCGCCACCATCCGCAGCTGGCCCCCGATGCTCTCGTTCGTAGGAGTGGGCCAGAGCACCCCCAAGCGGACAGACAGTCGTGGTTGCCACCCCCATAA